A stretch of the Calypte anna isolate BGI_N300 chromosome 5, bCalAnn1_v1.p, whole genome shotgun sequence genome encodes the following:
- the LOC115598385 gene encoding interferon regulatory factor 9-like: MPGAGGGRKLRPWLVEQVESGRFPGLVWDDPQRSALRIPWQHAGKGGARGGAGTALCQAWAEFKGRVQPGSRPDPAGWKTRLRCALNKSPEFQEVPERGRNEGPHPYKVYRLLPPPQQQQGHQSQKRGGPRPAPEAELIQEPRPLVMSPPPEDTDGDVTAVGGASLPHAAPLPEAPPPTRMGVVLDSPQPLPPATGDAALVLRVWLGGAVTWQGRFPPGEYLIASSPPGHAPSLGLLPRLLLWPRPTTSPCSALGAGLMVASTNRGLFLRWRGRGRAEGAGPGGEEEAGHGLGCRAPHGGTVGTGGRLPQGGEPVLAFDAGRFRQEVGQHRAGLGPRPEHRVMLAVGQELGPSDGPHNRDLILQLEQAFAQQLQDGNLGTPCPLLP, translated from the exons ATGCCGGGCGCGGGGGGCGGTCGGAAGCTGCGTCCCTGGCTGGTGGAGCAGGTGGAGAGCGGCCGCTTCCCGGGGCTGGTGTGGGACGATCCCCAACGCTCCGCGCTGCGCATCCCCTGGCAGCACGCGGGGAAGGGCGGAGCCAGGGGCGGGGCTGGCACCGCCCTCTGCCAG GCTTGGGCAGAGTTCAAAGGTCGCGTGCAGCCTGGGTCTCGTCCCGACCCGGCGGGCTGGAAGACACGACTGCGCTGTGCCCTCAACAAGAGCCCCGAGTTCCAGGAGGTGCCGGAGAGGGGGCGGAATGAGGGTCCCCACCCATACAAGGTCTATCGgctcctgccccctccccagcagcagcaag GCCACCAATCCCAGAAGCGCGGTGGACCTCGCCCCGCCCCGGAGGCGGAGCTTATTCAAGAGCCCCGCCCCCTGGTCATGTCCCCGCCCCCTGAGGACACGGATGGCGACGTCACCGCGGTGGGCGGGGCCTCGCTGCCTCACGCCGCTCCCCTACCCGAAGCCCCGCCCCCCACGCGCATGGGTGTGGTCCTggacagcccccagcccctcccacCTGCCACAG GTGATGCTGCGCTGGTGCTGCGGGTGTGGCTGGGCGGGGCCGTGACGTGGCAGGGGCGGTTCCCTCCCGGCGAGTACCTCATCGCCTCCTCCCCGCCTGGCCACGCCCCCTCCCTCGGCCTTTTGCCCCGCCTCCTACTTTGGCCACGCCCCACGACCTCGCCCTGCTCCGCCCTGGGGGCGGGGCTAATGGTGGCCAGCACCAATCGGGGGCTGTTCCTGCGCTGGAGAGGGCGAGGCCGAGCGGAAGGGGCGGGGCCCggcggggaggaggaggcggggCATGGGCTGGGGTGCCGCGCCCCACATGGCGGCACTGTGGGGACCGGGGGGCGGCTGCCCCAGGGCGGGGAACCCGTGCTGGCGTTCGACGCGGGGCGGTTCCGCCAGG AAGTGGGGCAGCACCGTGCTGGGCTGGGCCCTCGCCCCGAGCACCGGGTGATGTTGGCagtggggcaggagctgggcccCAGCGATGGACCCCACAACCGAGACCTCATCCTGCAG CTTGAACAAGCCTTcgcccagcagctccaggatggGAACCTGGGGAccccctgtcccctgctcccctga